The Panicum virgatum strain AP13 chromosome 6K, P.virgatum_v5, whole genome shotgun sequence nucleotide sequence CGACGCAACGCAAGCATGCGACTGGAAGCCTACCTCTCTGGACCCACACCGGCCCACCgagttttcttctccttttcttttactTATTTTGAAGACATTTTGGTGTTATttcacaaacaaataataaTTTGGTGAAATTGGAATGAtgattagagcaagtattacaaTGGgctataagagcatctccagcagtttgtcAAATCaagttgccatctttgatttttggcaaaaacgttaaaaatactcctccaacagtttggcaaaagacttagCAATTTTTagcaacttgggaaaaaccagcctccagcgcgtaaatatacgtgcgcggcgcgcggttggcatcgtggtttctagtcaggtgggagggtgaaaaaagaaataaataacagagaagggttcctgatttaagttttcaagaggtggaagggcataaatataattttgtttctctctcagggttcctgatgtaagttagatttggatttggcaagtgaattatgccaaactgttggagataagctctttttttacttggcatatctttttagaagttggcaaaacacaagatatgccaagtaaaatatgacaaactcttggagatgctttaAGAAGGCTAAATTCTAGGTGAAGGAGAGAGAAGATAGGAGAGAGAATGAAACAGACGTTTATCTTGCAGCCCGGCTAAATGACATATTGCAGTGCTGAATGTGGGCTCAGATGAGCTAAAGCGGCAGCACGCAGCCGGCAGCAGGCGCATGGCCACGCATGCAGCCCGCCAGCCGGCTGCGTTATTGCTCTTGCTCTTAGTGCATTTTGATCTCTTCGGCATTCATGGGAATGCAGATGTATGATTCCAATTAATTCCACTGAATTTTGGTAATTGGGAGGCTCAATTCCACCATTTCCGCTGAAATTGCATTGGCTGGCGTGGGTCACCTGGTCAGCAAGTCGGTAGTCTCTTGGGTCCAAGTCCAACACCATCTAGAGACTAGAGCTACTGGCCTCGCCTGGTCCTCGGCGGCCGGCTGCCCAATGGAGAGACGACGATCCCAACGTGTGCCTCGGGCCTCGGCACGAGTTGCAAGCCATTGGCGTGCCTGGTCAGCCGGTCGTCGATGGCGACCCAACTACCCACACCGACGACACCGGCAGGCCAAGGTAGAAGAACGCGAAGTCCGGTTTCGTCTCGATGCTCATTGCTCAATGACTTCCCCTTTCCACACTTTGAGTCAGTaaagtttttaaaaaaaaaaagtacagtCAGTTTTAGGATGACTCAGTCCATGAACACGATCGGTGGTACTGAAATGAGTACTGAATGTGGAGGGATTCGATTTGACGGTTTTGGCAGCCAGAAGGATCCATGCTGCAGATCTGGCTGCAGGTAACCGGATCACAGGGCACCAGTATGCAAGAGGAGTTGAGATCGATTCAGCCGGTGCAAAGCCCACATGGACCTGCCGTGTATCATGAACACAAGCCTGTCCAGTTGTACTCACTGGACTCTGGATCCCAGCACTGTCTCATGATCCCTCCAGTATGCAGTTGGGCTGGCACAATGCAGCATAATTTCCTTCACAGCAGCTATAATAAGAACAGTTACGACTAAGGGATAGGCAAAGTGGGGGAGCAAGTTCAAAATTTTTATTATTGTGGATACAGGCAGGAAACCATAGGGAAATATTAGGTGCAAACCACCTTCTCGGTGGAAACGTAAAAACCCTTTCAAAAATTATAATTGCAAgtatccaaaaaatttcaaatgatGCACATCCATAGTGCATCAGTAGATGTATTTTGTATCAAAATTTGAGATGCAAACCcattttttaaaaattcaaacaaaaatgaCAAATTCCATATGCAAGAGCACTAGAAGACAAATTTGTCTTCTAGTGCTCTATGCACTTTGAGTTTTGTCATTTTCGTTTGAATTTTTCTAGATTGAGTTTGCGTCTGAAATTTTGAtacaaagtacatctaatgaAGCACTATGAATGTGCatagtttgaaattttttggatacTTGTAACTATAATTTTTAAAAGGATTTTTACGTTTCCACCGAGAAGGTGGTTTGCACCAAATATTTTTTTCGGAAACCATGCTGTGCCACAGGCAGAGGGGCAGGCAAAAGTGTGCCAGCCCACCTGCCAGAAATTCACACTGCTGTCCAATGCAAGAACCTTCCAAGCTTCCACCTAGGCAAAAGTTTCCAGGTATCATTCATGGCAGCTCATATGTCTAGGGCTGAAAATATATAGGGCTGAAAATAATTACCTCATGTGTAATAATGTACTGGGACCTTGATCCAGACAATGCCATCCTGTCAATGAACCTTTAGACAATAAAGTAAGATCAATGAGGCCATAAAGTAAAAGAGGAAAGGAACCTAGGTTTTATCTAGACTATGCGTATGTAACTATGTATGTGTCAGGTTTATAATAAACCACCCAACCTCTGACAAGTCGCCAAAGATGGAGAATAAAACAATGTTTTTGAGAGTGATCTGGATGCTGATCTGGTTCTTCCCTTATCCTAAGAAACTTGCTGATTTGATGCAAGAGGAATAGAGGATGCTTTCCCAAAGCTACAAGTTACAGGTAAAGATGCTAAGCATAAAGTTGCCATTATGTAAATGTAAAGGAATTGTTCTGGGTGTGATTTCCTGAGAAGTGAGAAGCTAAATATTCTTCCAggaccactactacagaaaggaGCCAAGCATGGTGCACCATCCTTGTCTACACCGCAAACTGCCAGCTAATCAGCTTGTTGTTCCTGAGCTGAGTGTAATCTTCTccaggaaaaaaaaattgtttgcaTTTGCCATGTAATTAGGTGCTGAAATTTAGTGTTTTCTTACCCATCAGTATGAGCACACAACAATGTAAAATAACTGAAGAAAGAAAGTCAAGTAGTTATCCTATTCATTTCATCTTTCATCAAGAAAACTTACAGTGAACCTGCTACCAATCTGTATCTACAAAAGAATTCTCTCCCTCTTAGATATGTAAAAAAATGGATgattataaaagaaaataagaacGGGAAAAACCTTAGACTAACATTTACCAAAGAGCAAATTACTCTTCTGCCTAACTCTTTTCTGTGTTTCTTTTCCAGTATGTGCATCTCCATGTAGGATATTGTGAGCCATGCCAGATCAAATACAGTGATTGAGTATCATCTACCATGGAAGACTTCCAGTATCTGGATCTGTGAAAGCTTTATGCACAAAATCTTTAAGACCGGTATCATAAACTTCACAGAACCGACTCGGCCAATCCTCTGGTTCCACCGGCTTGGTCCCTAATCCTGGTGCCCTGTCTCTGGATCCCACGTTCTCTTCATCCTTCCAATCTGCAACATAGGTTGCGACACGGCCAGAAAACTTATCCTTGAACACCTCCCAAACTTGGTACTTGTAGTGGTTGATCAGCATCACTCCCTGACCAATGTTCACATACCTCACCCCTTCTTTCAGATGGAAATGGTGCACCACATTGATGAGTGATGGGTTTAATGCATCCGGCCTGACAATTGACTTGTGGCGCTCCGGTGCTGACAGCCGGCAGGTGTAGCCTGTTGTAACGCCTTTCTTGGGAATTTTGATCCGACCTGACGGACCAAAGCTGTGGCACGCAGTCCTGAGCTCACCGATTCGTGGCCTGTTTAAGTAGTTCTGGAGAATATCTGCTAGAGTCTGGTTACCAGGGAAGTGCAAGAACTCGTCGACGTCGATGAACCCCACCCACTCACAGCTCTCTCGGGCCCTGAGAGCACAATGTGCAAAACCTGCCTCCTGAGACTTCATCCATGGCCACAGATGGCGCGTGACGTTGTACCTTGATGGATCCATGGTATTGAGGACCTGCTCAATGTCATCATCACTGTTGTTGTCATAGATGAaccaccgctccacaccaataTGGGAGTGGTAGATGATCCATTCTCGGAGGAACCTTGCTTGGTTGCGCAGCATGGTGCATACACACATTGAGTGTGCCTTCTGCCGTCGATGCCTTTTGTACCGAGGAAGTGGCTCAGGTTCGGCAATTGAGGGAAGTGTAGAGTCCCTCTGGCCCTTCGTCCTGATAGAGACCAGCATAGGCTTGTCATCAGTGTCTCCATTTCTGTTGGCATCAGTTGACATCCTCAGATACCTGCGAATGCGAGCTGGTGTCACGCACCGGAAAATCTCCTGTGCTGCAGAAATCACAGGGGAGGTGAGCACATGCTTTGGCTTCGATAGGTCCCGGCCAAAGACGCACTGATACCGCGATGCCACACCCAAACGACCTGGACGGAGGTTCATCCCCTTGGCAAACACAACAGTGGAGTTGTCCCTGCTGTCAACAAGTGCGGTGTACACAAGTCTGTCCCAATGCAGCGGCACCACTGGAGGTGACAGGGACAATGACAGTGAGACATCCACACCAGATGGCTCAGCAGGGCAATGGACGAGGCTGGATCCATCTGGTGAGGACACAGCCAGAAGGGCTCGGCGACGCAGCTCCGAGGAATTGGCAGGGGAGTACAGACACTCAACCCGCTCTGGAGCTGGCAGCGACGACCCGTCCTTGAGGATCAGGAGAACACGATCCGGGAAGCCAACCGCGTGCCGGATTTGAACTGACGGCAACACGGTGTCGGCGCTGCCCCCAGCTTGCTGCGCTCCAGCATCAGAGGAAATGGCGTTCAGGGTCCCCGACGGCCACGCCGTCCTGAGTACTGGCCGGAACGATGCTGCATCAGAGACAAGAACATCAACACCAGGCTGATCAACACCTTTagaaaagaaacaaaccaaGCGGATTTCGCATGCTTGAATTCACAAACACCCACACACACATTGTTCATGTGACGGCATGAGCCTTTTCCTGTTCTAGTACCAATCAGTCAAACGCAGCACCACCACGAGTACAAAAAAACTCGTTCCCTTCCCTAACGTTCCAACCCAGGAATCCAAAACTGCTCCTGCTCCATGAGCTCATTAACAAACGCAAGAATCCAAGGAGAAAAGATGCAATTTTGCCGCGAGTGGTAAGACCCCATCAGATCTATGGCAACCCGGTGACCCCCACAAAAAGGAGCCGACTTTTTTTTTCCAACTTCGCCAACACCGAACACCAACCACATACCAAATTCGTATCTAAAAACGATTTTTTCTCATACCCAAATCATTGTTAATCCCACGACGCTCCAAGCACGAGATTCCCGTGACGCTACAACTCCGGCGACCCACCTAAAACCCCACCAAGATCCAATTCacgcgagggaggagggaaaTGGAAAGGCAGCATCACCTCCAATGACGTGCACGCCGCCAATGACGACCACGCCGGCGCACAGGAACGCGAAGAGCGCCGCGAACAGACGCCGCtgcggcccggccgccgccgccgaccggtgACCCCTCGCCGCGGGGGAACccaaaccgccgccgccgctgcctcccgcAACGGCAACAACCTTGCAACTCCCGAGCCTGCTGAGCTTCCTCTCCTTCGCCGACATCGCCGccggtcaccgccgccgcccagatccCCAAGCGGCAGCACCAGCGAGCCTCACGGGCCACAGCATCCGCAGCTCGCTACCGGGCGGCGTGAAGCATCGGCGCCCCCGCGTCTCACCCCGCGGTCGGTGGCCGTGAACGGCGAGGAGACGGGGAGGCGGCCGGCGAATCCGAAGCGGTGGTTGCGTACGCAAGGAAGCTGCTTCCTCCACGCTGCTGCAGAGCGCCTGCCTGTTGGGCAAGCGGGGCGTTTATACCCGCGGCCAGGCGCCTGACGGGTGGGCCAGCGCGTCCCCATCTGGCCCACATGTCGGTGTgcgggggccggccgccgcgcggcgcgtGGCTTGGAATGACGTGTGGGCCCGTTGAAACAGTAAACAGGTGGGGCCGCGTCGCGTCTAACGGCCCGGGCACGTCCGGCCAATGCGGCGGCGGGTTCGCTCGGGGGGTtagctcgggggggggggggcggtgtaTGACAGTGGGGGCGGTGCGTGTGGGTCCATCGTGTCAGTAGGAGAGGTGGGGGTAGGTGCTGGTGCGGTGTGATAGGAGGAAACATAATTGGAGGCGCTGGCACATGGGCAAGGTATCTAATTCTGTAATTCTGCCTGTCTATTAGGGAAATTATTTATTTTCAAGCGAATATACTTGTAATACTTTTTATATAACTCTGACCATGCGAGGTGTTCTTTCCAtttctattctttctttcttttttgctttGTTTTGATGTAACAATGGGAGACTAGaaaaaaaagcacaatgagAATAAATGAAGGCTCAGCTCAACGAGGTTGCTAATAAGATTAGAATTGCGTGCGTGTATTTATAGAAGTGACTGTATGTGCGTACATTTGAGTGTCTCGGTGTATATTGTGTTTTGAATAAAATTATAGATTTAGCAGAGCATGGGAAGAGAGTGCCATGACCCCTTGATTTAGCATAGCATGGATGTGTAACTCTCATTCGTGCATCTGGAAATTTTAATACTGGAACATAAGCTCTTAGTTGTACAACATGTTTAGAACTGTAGATACGTACAAATTACAGGTGCACGTTAGTCCCAAATAGTTCTAGAATTTCAGGTTTGATTTCTAGTGTCCGACTTTTATATATATCGGTTGATGATTCGTTCGCTGACgtctaatattttttatatactcATATATTACTTGGTGTTGATTGGCTAAATTGGAGTAGCATCTGGACGAAGAAAGCTTCTACACGTTCAGTTTTGTGGTCACGAGAATTCTTCATTAGGACGGTCCTACTTGATTGAAATGTTTTGGCATTTTTCACATGCACGTGAACCCTCGGTCCCTTTCTTCTAATGCCAAAAGTCATATGAATTATGATTTCTATTaatcttttaaaaaaatttatgaatTCTTTTCATTCTAAGTTACTCAAAATACCGTGTCAAATTAATTCACATTTCACAGCTAATTGCACTTTAGGCAGAAAATGTTTCACCTAAACATAATGTGCAAGCACCATGGAGTAGTTAGATTCTTTTATGATTTTAGATATGAATCTGTACTTACCTGCAAATGCAATTAAATAAGCAGTCATATGCTCGTTCTTCAAAAAAGAATAATATAATTTTGCCCTTTGGCTGATCTAGGAACCTGGGGCCTGTACCTCAAAGGGCAAAAAAAAAGGTCAAATGTGGTCCACTAAAGGTTCATCTAGGAGTACAAATTATTTTGCCTTTCTGTACAAACGTAAATGGCCTGTGGGACACTGGGACTCCATATTTTTCTTCAGCTACTCTGAAGactctgaactctgaagcaCAGAAACAGCACATAAATAAAAAGATTTTAGAGAATCATATCGCTTGTGAGGTTTGTAAAAGGAGTTGTCCGTACTGAATTTATTGGCATTAACATCTCATGGAGGaagataaattttttttttggttttagtAGGGATCAGATAACAGTAGTTTTAGATTTGGTGATCTGTTATCTTCAGTATTGGCACCATTGAAATGGAGCACACTTTGCAGGAAGAAGTACCTGAAATGCAAAAGCAAGGCAAGGATATTTCTGGTCAGAGTTTGTTAGAAAGCCGAACTGTTTTCTGAGCTTTTTTTCTGGACATGCAGTACTCATGACAGGGAATATCAGAATGGAGCAGCACATGGTCCTCAGGCTGAACTGAGTGTATAAAAGGGCAGTGCATGAGCTTGGAGCAGTGCAAGCCAAACATCTTATTAGCTACTGGCTTTGAAGGTAAGAGTTGTAGGAAACTGAACTCTTCCTTTGTTTGCGACAGACAGTTTCAGCAGTTCAGTTTTCTCCAACATCTTATCTCCGGCGCCTCTATCAGTAGGCATGGGCCATTGCAGAATCAAATTGGTATGGTGACTTAGCTTAGGTAGCATCGGAATTCAGAACCAAAACTTGGGCGGTTGAATTTGAGAATTGGATGGAACCAAATCTTGTTTGCGAAAACGAGGCAAGACTTGGTTTCCTCCAATATCTCATGTTCAGCTGAGCTGATCAGATGATGCGTAGTGCAAATAGTGCAGATATACACTTCTCTGATGAATTTGGAAGCTGAAGGTGAGCGTTGGATGGAACCAAATCTGCAGCTAAGCATAAGATTTGGTTTCCTCCAATGTCTCATTTTCAACTGTTCCAAATGCGACATTGTGGGCATTTTCGGGGTTCTAATCACACGACTACACGAGTGAAACCACACATCATTTCGAGTTTAAGCAAGGAGTGAGTTCCTCGCATTTGGGAAAAGGTTTTCAGATTGGACTGAAGCTCCTCTGAACATTTCCGAATTCATAATTGACAGGACATGTGTGAGGTTTCAGACTGGGGTATTGGACTGAACCTCTGGAGTCCAAATCAGTGTCGCCGTTATTTCCCTAGCTGGTAAAACATTGCAGCGAAAGTTTGCCCTGCGCCTAAATAGAAGAATTTTTCTTCTATTTGCAATGAAGTAAATGTGCAACAGATTTCCCATAAAAAATACAACCATCTAGAAGGACAGTTGAACCCAACATTTGGTGGGCCAATACATTTCTTTTGCTAGAGGAAGAGGCAGCAGCCAGTGGGCTGATGCTGAGGCACACACTCGGAAGGAACGTACTCGCTCatcttttataatttttttttcttttaaggtGAAGAACTGAAGATGGAAGTAGTTGACCTGTAGAATACTGGTTTGTTGTTCCAAAAAAATGTTGGACGATTGGAGAAGTTGGAAAGCAGCCCATAGCAACTTCGCCTGCGCTTCCTCCTGCCGAGAGTGTCCGCTGGTTGTTTGGTCGCATTGCATCCGCACCAGCTCCGGCTGCGCTTCCTCCTGCCGGCGTGGCCGGAGACCGGAGCTACTGCGTGCTCGCCGCTGCAGCGCCACCAACAATCCCCCCTCCGCCTGTGAGTTCCTCAGTGAATTAAATATCTTTCAGAGCTCAGTTTTGGCCCAATTCCGATCGACCATGTACATCACAACTGCTGCATAGATCTCGTCGTGCAGGGAAAATACCTGCCAATTCGTTTGGTCAGCGTTCGGTTGATCGATCATGGCGGATGGAGAGAGCATCGGCCAGGGCcgaaagcggcggcggcgcaagatgCCGCCCCGGTCCGCCGTGTGGGAGCATTTCACCCGCTTCACGGACGACGACGGCAAGGACAGGGCGCGGTGCAAGCGCTGCCTCGCGGCGCTCGGCGCAGGCACCCGGAACGGCACCAGCACCCTGTGGGGGCACGTCAAGATTTgctgcagggaaggcggcgggggGCGCCCAGAATCGCAtccaccagcaccgccgccgccgccccgtgctCCGTCGCGCTCTGCCGGATCATCGAACTACGACTACTTCAGGAGCTTCCtcgaagaagaagggggagaagaaagaggagaagaagaagaagaagccagCTGGGATCTGGCCCGGATGATCGCGTTACATGGGTACGACCCGTCGGTGGTGGAGGACGACTACTTCAGGAGCTTCCTGCGCCGCGTCAACCCCGGGTTCAAGCTGCCCTCGCGCCACGCCGTCGAGGAGATGTGCGACGGCGTCTTCGACGAGGCAAGGAAGGATCTCTTCTCCAGGCTACGGCGCGCCTCCGGGCGGGTCAGCTTAGCCGTCGGCCAGGCCGAAGCCGTCGAGGGCGTGGTCGTGTACACGGCTTGCCACTTCATCGACGACGACTGGAACCTCCACAGGGTGGTCATGGATGCTTACGACAATGTGCCCTGGCCTCTCTACCATGGCCCGCTCTCTGGAGTTCCCGAGGTCGCGCTGGGCTGCCGTGACCTCTCCACGGTGGCCATCGACCGCGCCATGGATGTCCTTGCATCAGGGCGTGAACGTGATGTTCTTGACAGGGTGTTCATGGTGGCACGGCGCA carries:
- the LOC120711250 gene encoding glycosyltransferase family 92 protein Os08g0121900-like, with protein sequence MSAKERKLSRLGSCKVVAVAGGSGGGGLGSPAARGHRSAAAAGPQRRLFAALFAFLCAGVVVIGGVHVIGASFRPVLRTAWPSGTLNAISSDAGAQQAGGSADTVLPSVQIRHAVGFPDRVLLILKDGSSLPAPERVECLYSPANSSELRRRALLAVSSPDGSSLVHCPAEPSGVDVSLSLSLSPPVVPLHWDRLVYTALVDSRDNSTVVFAKGMNLRPGRLGVASRYQCVFGRDLSKPKHVLTSPVISAAQEIFRCVTPARIRRYLRMSTDANRNGDTDDKPMLVSIRTKGQRDSTLPSIAEPEPLPRYKRHRRQKAHSMCVCTMLRNQARFLREWIIYHSHIGVERWFIYDNNSDDDIEQVLNTMDPSRYNVTRHLWPWMKSQEAGFAHCALRARESCEWVGFIDVDEFLHFPGNQTLADILQNYLNRPRIGELRTACHSFGPSGRIKIPKKGVTTGYTCRLSAPERHKSIVRPDALNPSLINVVHHFHLKEGVRYVNIGQGVMLINHYKYQVWEVFKDKFSGRVATYVADWKDEENVGSRDRAPGLGTKPVEPEDWPSRFCEVYDTGLKDFVHKAFTDPDTGSLPW